A genomic window from Geotrypetes seraphini chromosome 18, aGeoSer1.1, whole genome shotgun sequence includes:
- the NHP2 gene encoding H/ACA ribonucleoprotein complex subunit 2: MPKVKKESKSPERTYQELLVNLNPVSQPLASRKLSKKLYKCIKKAVKQKQIRRGVKEVQKFINKGEQGIVVLAGDTLPIEVYCHLPVMCEDHKLPYIYVPSKVDLGAAAGSKRPTCVILVKTHMDYQEAYDECLEEVQTLPLPL; encoded by the exons ATGCCGAAAGTGAAAAAGGAGTCGAAGAGCCCCGAAAGGACGTATCAGGAGTTGCTGGTGAATCTCAATCCGGTATCGCAGCCGCTGGCATCCCGTAAACTCAGCAAGAAGCTTTACAAGTGCATCAAGAAAG CGGTTAAGCAGAAACAGATTCGCAGAGGAGTGAAAGAGGTGCAGAAGTTCATCAACAAAGGCGAGCAGGG TATTGTAGTTCTTGCTGGTGATACTCTGCCTATCGAAGTTTACTGCCACCTCCCTGTGATGTGTGAGGACCACAAACTTCCCTATATCTACGTCCCCTCCAAAGTG GACCTGGGTGCAGCAGCTGGATCTAAGCGACCCACCTGTGTAATACTGGTCAAAACACATATGGATTACCAGGAGGCATATGATGAGTGTCTGGAGGAGGTGCAAACCCTTCCTTTGCCCTTGTGA